The DNA window CCAAATGAACcgtacctaaagtaacattaccATTCTTTATCATACAACTTGAATATCCAATGCACCCTTTTTGTATGTGCAGTATGTAAATGCAGTATGTAACTAGAATGGAAGTTTCTGAAGAAACTTCATCTGCGTTGTATAGTGCCTGTGTATACGGTGGTCAAATGCATAAATTTTCTATGTAAACAGTGTGGTAGATGTAGTTATGACAGTGCAAAGCCTTCTTACATAGTGTAGAAGTTTTAAGCTGTAAACAATAGTCTGACCTTTCAGGacagacatttttagaaaggttTTAGTTGGTTTCATATAAGAGTTCTATAGTAAATATGACTCAATGCGCAGTCTGTAAGGAGATCTAAACATTCTCTGAGGGCAAAGGTCAAACACAAGCTGCTTTTTGGATTCAGCTTTATTGGTTTCTATATGTGTTCAATATTGATTATAACCCAATAAGCACTCTGTACTGGAGTTATaagcagtaataaataaataaataaataaaaaggcaaattGCCAAGATTCAGTATCCAGCTCtggaaaggtcaaaggtcaatgtCCAGGACTTATTTTTATAGACCACACTGTGGTTTCTATAAGTGTTCAATACTAACTATGGatctatctgcactctgtaaggagatATAAGCCATCAAAGTTTGACTTTGGGCAATTTAATAAGATCCATAAATTCAACTGGCAATAAAGACAATAACATAAATCTACAGGTACAGGGCAATAACTGTGCAAAGCTGTAGCAGGAGATATGTTGTCAAAAAAAAGGTCCAgaatgagaataataataactagaattgAAATTTCTAGAGAAACTTTATCTGTGTTGCAAAACGTGACAGGTCAAATGTCATtgtcaaggtcatttttggatatGGCATACCTGGTTCCTATACAGGTGCTATAGTAAACATCACTCTATCTGCTGTAAGGAGCTATATACTGTCAAAATCTTGAATTGTCAAGTTTGACCATGAACAATAGATTATAGCCTTTACAGTTTTGGGGGATCACAGCTTGTGACCCCTAAATCCATGTTTAACTTATCTATTATATAGTCAGTTGACAGCTACCAACATGTACAAAGAGAAAAGTTCAACGTGACATGGTTCCCCGAGTTATAGCCATTACAAATCCATTATGTTGTTTATGTTAATGTTTAGGGGTCTGTTGCCAGGGTAACAGAGTATGGTCCAGTGATTGAAGTCCAGAAGGTcatcggttcaaatcccacctctgaatgactcactgtgtgaccctaagcaagtcacttaatttccttgtgctccatcctgcagatgagatgttaaatcagtgtcccattgtaagtgactctgcatataatgcatggttcacagcctacctctgtaaagtgctttgtgatggtggtccactatgaaaggtggtATTGATTTATGCTATTGTCTTTATTGCCAATTGAACTTATGGATCTTATTAAATTGCCAGAAGACACTCCAAAGTCAAACTTTGAcggcttataactccttacagagtgtagATAGATCCATAGTTAGTATTGAACACTTATAGCAACTACAGTGTAAAATAAGTCCTGGacattgacctttgacctttccaGAGCTGGATACTGAATCTTGTCAATTTgcctttgtatatatatatatattatatatatatatatatatatatatatatatatatatatatatatatatatatttatataccgcATTTCCCTTATAAACGTTTGCGTAAAGGGAAGTTTGGTTTTATGATCGGGGTTTGTTTCAAACtaccgttatatatatatatataaaagggtgCGTTGGATATTCAAGTTGTATGATAAAGAATggtaatgttactttaggtacgGTTCATTTGGGGATGTTTTACTGTGTAGTTTTGGaattaattaactttaaaagcaCCACATCGCATCGTCACAATGGATAGATGCAATATGGAGTGTTTTGAAACACTTTTATCTCAAGTCTATTAAAAGCTGCGTTGGGTGTTCAAGTTGTAAGTTAAGGAATTATATTTTGACTATACATTTGGTTAATTTGGGGATGTTTTACTGTGCAGTTTTGGAATTAATTAACTTTAAATGCACCAAAGCGCATCAGTTGTCACGATGGGAAAATGCAATATGGAGCGTTTTTAAACACTTTCATCTcaagtttattaaaatgtgtgttggGTTTTCAAGTTGTATGATAAGGAATGTTATTGTTACGATAGGTTTAGTTCATTTGGGGATGTTTTACTTTGCAGTTTGGGAATTAAACATCTTTAAAACCACCAAATCGCATTATTTGACACATAGACACATGGAACGTTTTGACAGTCTTTTATctcaagtttgtttaaaaatgcgTTGAATGTTCAAGTCGTATGATAAATAAtcgtattttttaataaaaataaataaataaagcaatcttCATACACTTTTAAAAGAACTACCCCACCCAATCTCTCCAAGTGCGTGAAGTAGCAGCCTGCACAATGTTAACAaatatttcctaaaaaaaaaaaaaaaaaaaaaaaaaaaacaggtttctgaTGTAAAGATTTTCATTAGTGTTCAGTGGATTACACGTTATATTTCAGAAACCGTCTAAATGCCACACGCTACCTCAGCATAAGGCCATGTCAACAGGTTTTTAGCCCGGTCTCCTAGTAACAAGGATAGTTTTTATCATTACTGCTGGAATTCTTTCTCATTGTGGCTCCGATGAGACATGCATTTCAGAAGCATGTTAGCACATTAATACCAAGGCAGTTGAAAATAGATTTTTGAAATCGATTGCTTGCTCCAGCAAAAACACCAGGGATTTAGAAGGTGTGCATTTCCTGCAAAACCTATTCTGCTTGTGTAGGAAGGAGCTGTACTCACAGGggattaaaagaaacaacataGTTTAAATAAACGACatgctttttttacatttctgggggaaaaacataaaaaaggcagatatccaaaaacataatttactgatcttttataaaaataatcgATTATACATTCACAGCATACTGGGGTCTATGTTAATGATCTACAGTACAGTCCACCCTCTGAGCCCCATGAcatcaatgtttttctttgtgcatttgaGAATGAAAGTAACAATTCTGGAATATTACTCTTCTAAGCATCACAATGCTATTTCTCCAAAATGGTTCCTTCAATCATGATTCTACCCCCCATGACCTTTCAAATGCCATGACGTCAAGAATTTTGTTCCACTGTGCCATGGTCTGAGGAAGAAGGCCTACCGCCACATGAAGAGTCCAGCCTATTATCTGTTGACACACTTAAACACATGGTTCATTCCCATTTTCAAATGCATGCACACTATGTAAATGAGTAATTCGTCCCACAAGTACCAATGGTCCTAGTATTTAATACCAATGCAGAAAGACTTGGTTTACCCCAAAATAGGTTTCTACAATGGCACTGTGTTTAAAGCCATTTCACAGCTGACCACTAGGCGGCATCAGTGTCTTTCTGGGTAGTAAAAGAAAGCTCTGCAAACATGAGCGCCAATCTTTTACCACCAGCTCCTACGTCATAGAAATAGCCACATCCACGTACACAACTCAATCAAGCCACAGCTGTACTGAGCGCTTCAATGCTGCTCTTCTGTCCACGGTGGTGCAAAATTAACTGGGGATGGATATAGATGAAGCTTTTCAGTCTGTAGGAGAATTCGGAAAATATCAGAAACGACTTACAGCTCCGATCATTTTGCTACAGGTTTCGTATTTCTTTTGATGTTCTTGATACAAGTTAAAACGTAGCATGCAATTCGAAGTTTAATGTTAAACAGCGAAATTAAAGGCCCGAGTCAgaagtagtattattattatgcatattgattgtaatatttattttatgagcGGCTTGTTTCTGCAAGTGGCATTTGAATAAACAccgtattatgtttttttttttttaatatttaaacatatggtGCAACATTATGGTACAGGAACTTTGAAGACGGGCATGAGTTTTCAGTTGACGTGTCGAGCTGTAAATATTGTTGAAAAATACTTTGATTTTACGTAGTTACTGCATGgtttgcaattttaaatattataattaatgaTAACAGTATGtatgtgaataataaataatgttatatgtaacttttaaatgaacacagtttTCTTGTCGTACAAAGACACACGTGTGCTTGGATTAAGTAATATTTGCTATACTCGGTCACTTATGCTTTGTTTGAGTAAGTTGGTCGGTACTATTAGTCATTAAAGTTGATGCGTTTAGGTAACACATTGTAAACGCTAGTTAAGGATTGAGTTGGAAAAAACAAATCGAAGTGTCCTGAAGTTAAAGATAaactattctttttaaaattaaagtttcaaataaatgttttgggTGCTTCGGTAATGgcttttacatttttgcatagaAATGTATATGCATGTCTTGCACTTATTTATGAACTAACTCTAATGGACATTGTTTACGTCTCCGTTATTATAACTAGCGAGCTGTCGTGTGTGTGGGCAATGTACGTGACTTGCATTCTGCTAATTTAGAGGGGACTGCATTGTTGTGCGTGCAAGCTTTGTATGTAGAAGAACATTGACGTTCTCCAATATATTGCGACATGCTAATTCATTGAAACCAACACATGTATAAGTTGGTTCTGTACATACCTTTGTACTTTATGCTAAGACGGTTTATGGTTTATATAACATGGTGAGACCCACCTATGTCATTGTACATGCAGGAACTACGGATTTGGGACATGCAATTAAGCGTTGGGTACAGGGgggcaaaaataacaaaatatacaggCCCTTTTAAGCAGTCAAGATTTGCCCAAGCAGCTTGCTTGAATCCTGACCAGAGCACACAACTCCACAAGGTAGAACTGATTTTACCAGCCACTTCTGTGTTTCAATAGCCTACATGGGGGTTAGATTGGCAATCAATATAACAATTTACCTCACCACATTCTGtgcatgttttttctttcctctCTGATTAGATTAGGGTCCCCATTCAATTATTGGTTAATTCAGACTATCGGGGTTTGGGTTAACAATAGAACACATGTTTCAAAGGACCATTTGGATCCCTGTAGTGTTAGTGTTCATCACTTGCATTTCAGGCGTGCTTAGATGTGTTTATAAGAACGAGGACGAAAGTCTGAGAATTTGCAGCAATGAAAGTAATTCCTTGTGTTGCACGACTTATGGCCCATTCTGTATGGTATATCAGCTCTGTGTTTCACACTTTTTGGACAAATAGCTAGTCCAGGAAGTCTTATGTTAAATACTGCTATCTTCCAGATAAATTTCACCCATCTGTTGTATTGTTGCTGTACTTGTTTGAGGGTAGTGTTTTAGAAGACGCTGTACAGTGGTTATTCATTTTGTGATATTTTAGATTTACATGGCCTGTCAGTCCATGCTGATTGTACTCGTTGGAGCAGAGCCAGAGTATCGTGTAGACAAGGAAGAAACTCCAAGCTCCCCCGAGGACCTCATTAAACATGTGATTTTTAAAGAGGACCTCGATTCCATTGTAACTGAGGCAAGTAGGCTGCATGATACAGTCAAAGCCTTTTATTCTCAggtttttactgtttatttatttattgttacaagtgtaaaaagtgaTTTGTTGTGGCGTCTGCATATTCTTCAGTAGTTTTGCTTTCTGTGTGCTAAATCTAAAGAGTAAttgtggggttctgaaaaatatagcgttatgcATCACAATATCCGCgctagtgcactggagtttgagatctgttctctaagtcactgcaggaaaagtgattaaaaaaaaaaaagaaaaagatgcataacaagtgctctggcttttctgttctgcacCACGTCATGGATCATTgtttgctgtgttacctgtttgacaatgtgtaccttacactatcagtgcactagagcagacattttgaaaagagctttgaaacagactttaaagttgtcagtgtaaaaagttttcaggatgttaacaatgaaaagaaaaattacaggtacgttgtttaaacagttgtagcagcacctggggatgtgtaacactatattttcggaaccccgctacttactcttgtTTACactctagtttgtttacattacctgcAGTGAAACAAGCATCTTCCTCTTGCATGCATTTTGCTTATTCAAGGAGCCAAACTGTTAGTCAGAAGGATCAATAATTTAGATTGGGGGACATGCATCCGTTGCTAATTGTTGTTGGGATTGATCAGTGGGCAAACTGCATTCCTTCTGGATTGCTCTGTGAATGAGAGTTCGTAGTGTGAATAGCGTATCTTGGGTCCCTCAAGAtcatgtgtatatacagtatttactacTGTAATTCTAAattataattacacattttaaacatgtttgtgtttCTATGGAAAGTCCACTGACAAtgctttctgttctgtttatcaCAGTGGTTTCTCATCAAGCACCAAGCCTATAAAGTGAGCCTTGCTGGATCTCTGTTTTTTGCTGGAGTTCTCATTGGTAATATTCTGTTTGGACCTCTTTCTGACAAGATTGGAAGGAAACCGGTCTTTCTTACATGTAAGCTATTGCATGCAATGTGATTTCAGCAGATAAGAAAATGCCACTGAAGTAGACACAGAgcacaaagagagaaaaaaaaagttttttaaactacttttagCCAGcagaaaaacatgtaaaaaaatattacaataatacCCTCACATTAGGGAACTGTCAGAATCATGGGCTTTAAAAAAACTGCCAAACAGTGCCTGTATTGTTGtttaagcatttcaatattttatgttaaatatttaatcaCTATTTCAATGTTAATGTGCTTTTcttgtttcattttgttcatGCCCTTATAACATACACGCTAGGGGTGGAACAACTACTTTGGCCAGAGTTGAATAGCTGCcacttaaaaataatattcatcatgcattttttaatgtCTGGGCCTCttagtgtttgtacagttttgtaacacTTTGAGCTTTGTGCACTGTACTTTGAAActgcttggattttttttaaagcttttcatGTTCTAAAATGTAGTATTTAAAATGCTCTTCCCTACATCTGAAACAGCACACTTCACTGTTACTTTCCAGTGCAAATGactgaatacaattaaatacaattaaaatatcgACATTGCTAGTTTGCTTCTATTAGCCActgtaaacacacaaaacagtatATTTGAAACTGAAGTGTGCGATTAGCCGACTGTCATTTTTCTCATCGacccctgacacacacacacacatttacactacaagctacatttaaaatgaacaacgTCACGTTTCTTTACTCCTACAGCGCTGAATATCTATTGATTGTGTGTTTAAAGTTAAGGATAACATTCTAATTGTAATATGTGGTTACATTTTCATAGTGAGAACCTCTGGTCTGTGGTATGCACCTCAGTTTTGTCGACCGGATCTATACCGTACGTAAACGATCATAACACAACGCAAGCTTGACCACCAGCCCGATGTAAATGGGGCTCTTGTTTTATTGCCGTTTAACCTCTGAATTACCTCTAACCTTTACATTattggttatttatttgtattctttcatTGGCAGGTTTGCTGCTTGAGGTCATTTTCGGATATGCAACAGCATTTGCCCCAAACTATGAATTTTTTGCTGCTTCTCGTCTGTTTGCGGGTATTGTGAATGGCGGAATGGCATTGGTTTCTTTTGTACTTACCCAGGAGTACGTAGGCAAATCATACTGGGCATTAACTGGTAAGCTGTGTGTTATTGACCTCcctgcttttgaaaaaaatatgttttttctctGGTAGTAAGACTTGTAGAGTCCCTGGCGTGTCGTCTGTTGCATAGGCCACTAGAGGGAACCATGAGGCTTAAAGCTTCCTCTTAGTGAGCCATAGTTTAACGAGACTTCAGAAAATATAGTTGTGCCCAACAGACACTAAGGGATTAATCCACTGTAGATTGTATTGGACCTAAAACAACAAACCGTTTATTAGGTATTTATTACGAGGTTGCTTGATCTAATTGTAAAATTGATAGAGTAGTAAAAAATCATGGTTTAATGCTCTAtgtgaacaaaaaacattattcaaaacAATTGAAACAAGCTGTCTTATTGTACCTCAGTCAGAGCAATAACCAGTTTGCTCACATTTAAAGGGAAGTATTTCCTCTATTGGTTACTTTATATACACAATAATACCAGCTTGTTTCTTACGACGCACTATtctatatttttataatacagcagagagtcaattatccaaactaattgggaccaatACTAGTTTGCATATttgatttgtatggataatcaaacaggtattaataacaattacagtaCCTTTAGTAATGTATAgcataaagttaacatacacaagtacctactTCATAGACTAGTTATTTGTCCAAATAGTGTGAAATACAGACCAGATATACCATACAGAATGGGCCATAAGTCGTGCAACACAGGGAGTTACTTTTATTGCTGCAAATTCTCAGATTTTCGTCCTTGTTCTTATAAACACAtctaatgcaattcagtaaaattAACAcatacagttaaggtaatgaaatactgtaattaaaagttCTGTATACCAAAGTttgaactttaggaatcattaaacttcagCAATTCAGTAAACTGTTTCTagactttgatacttgctgttaaggcattgtaataccATCCacttgaaattaataaaataaaagttcttagctgatcaataacagacaggatCTCAGGCCCTTCCTgattaaacagaagaaaaaccaAGAACaaggtgactgttttaatttgcttaactgcaacaattgaaagcacacaatgctccatctaaggttttgatggtctgaataattctgtaactcaTTTTGTagccgttttagcagcagaagctgcgtGCGTAACACACCACACGTAATTCATTGCGTGATTACATGTCTGTTCGATGGATTAGACAGTACGGCTGATCAAAGATCGGATAATTGACTCTATATGATTAAATAGTATAGCTAGTAAATTGTGACATCTGGTACAAAGAACTTTCAGAAAGCTGTATTGACTCAATACAAGTGTGTAttatgaatatataaaataattaaataaggcTACATCATTttcagtgcttttattttttgttaccagGCACCTTGACCAATATGATGTTTGCAGTTGGAATAGCTGTGTACGCTGCAATGGGTTACCACCTCCGGCAATGGCGCACCCTGGCAATGGCTGCCAATACCCCTggggtcctgtttttttttctctgtttgtaAGTTATTTGGACATTTTATAGTCTATAATACTTCTTAtgtaaaaactgaaaagcaaatgAATAGCGTACTGAATTAGcggattttgtttaaatgtttggtgTATAGTGGAGAACCAAACCCAGCATATACACTTTTACTTGACATGCCTACCGATAGTGATCAATTGGTTGACCAAGTTAATCCCAATTGCATATgcaaaaataagtacaaaaaaacaaGCTAATAACCCAAATATCTTGAACAGGAGtctgtgataatgttgctagtgccaATAAGAGTTTAGAACCTTGACCAGCGCTCCTTTTAAAGTCACAGTTCAGCTTTAGTACAAACTGGTACCAAAATACCCATTCCAAATCACAAAAGATTTACTATGGTTTGCCATTTTTACAGccaagaaaataaattgttactttttaaaaagtaatgaacCGTACATACTGGATTGTGTTGGCAGTTGCTGAGCAACTTGCCACGTTTTTcaacacagaatacatttttgtgtGTAATATCTGATTGCACTTTAATTCGTCAAGCACAGATCGCTGCCAGAGTCTCCTAGGTGGCTGTACTCTCATGGATTCACGGATAAAGCTGAGGAAGTGATGCAGGAGATGGCGATTAGAAATGGAAACAGAGTGACAATCAAACTGAAAATGTGTGCAGGGACAGCAAAGATGGGGGAGTCGAGCCCCAGCCTCCTGGACCTGGTAAAGCACCCCATCCTGCGCTGGCGCACTGTCATCTTGATGTATGTGTGGTAAGTGGAAGTAAAGAAGGGAACTGCTGAGATTGTACAAACAGCTCAGGGATAATGatgatctttatttttatgtagcccgtttcatagtggaccaccatcacaaagtgctttacaaggtatgagactagggtgtgtgaactatgcatcagatgcAGAGTCATGTACAACAAGAtttcacctgaaagacggagcacaaggaggttaagtgacttgctcagggttacatagtgagtcagtggctgagctgggatttgaactaggtATCTGGTggtgtggacacacacacacacacacacacacacacacacacacacacacacacacacacacacacacacacacacacacacacacacacacacacacacacacacacacacacacacacacacacacacacacacacacacacacacacacacacacacacacacacacacacacacacacacacacacacacacacacacacacacacacacacacacacacacacacagagacagagagctctggaaaaaattaagagaccactgcaaaattatcagtttctctggttttactatttataggtatgtgtttgggtaaaatgaacatttttgttttattctataaactactgacaacatttctcccaaattctaaataaaaatattgtcatttagagcatttatttgcagaaaatgacaactggtcaaaataacaaaaaagatgcagtgttgtcagacctcgaataatgcaaagaaaataagttcagattcatttctaaacaacacaatactaatgttttaacttaggaagagttcagaaatcaatatttggtggaataaccctgattttcaagcacagctttcatgcgtcttggcatgctctccaccagtctttcacattgatgttgggtgactttatgccactcctggcgcaaaaattcaagcagctctgctttgtttgatggcttgtgaccatccatcttcctcttgatcacattccagaggttttcaatggggttcaggtctggagattgggctggccatgacagggtcttgatctggtggtcctccatccacaccttgattgacctggctgtgtggcatggagcattgtcctgctggaaaaaccaatcctcagagttggggaacattgtcagagcagaaggaagcaagttttcttccaggacaaccttgtacttggcttgattcatgcatccttcacaaagacaaatctgcccgattccagccttgctgaagcacccccagatcatcaccgatcctccaccacatttcacagtgggtgcgagacactgtggcttgtaggcctctccaggtctccgtctaaccattagacgaccaggtgttgggcaaagctgaaaattggactcatcagagaagatgaccttactccagtcctctacggtccaatccttatggtcttttgcaaacctcagcctggctcttctttgcttctcattgatg is part of the Polyodon spathula isolate WHYD16114869_AA chromosome 13, ASM1765450v1, whole genome shotgun sequence genome and encodes:
- the slc22a15 gene encoding solute carrier family 22 member 15 isoform X3, whose translation is MDIDEAFQSVGEFGKYQKRLTAPIILLQIYMACQSMLIVLVGAEPEYRVDKEETPSSPEDLIKHVIFKEDLDSIVTEWFLIKHQAYKVSLAGSLFFAGVLIGNILFGPLSDKIGRKPVFLTCLLLEVIFGYATAFAPNYEFFAASRLFAGIVNGGMALVSFVLTQEYVGKSYWALTGTLTNMMFAVGIAVYAAMGYHLRQWRTLAMAANTPGVLFFFLCLSLPESPRWLYSHGFTDKAEEVMQEMAIRNGNRVTIKLKMCAGTAKMGESSPSLLDLVKHPILRWRTVILMYVWYVCSLVYYGLTMSANDLKGNRYLNVAMYGLVELPAYPLCMYFINKSWAGRRKTTSGFLVFAGCSCMITVFLPEHSGSWLNTTSLALLGKLTVSAAFNIVYIYTSELYPTVVRNAGLGVCSMSCRTGGILAPFVPSMKTLNQSMPYMVFGLSGISAGCLELLLPETLNKPIPETMDDLQTATYQRLEEKRVYPRDENRSPTEK
- the slc22a15 gene encoding solute carrier family 22 member 15 isoform X1; its protein translation is MDIDEAFQSVGEFGKYQKRLTAPIILLQELRIWDMQLSVGYRGAKITKYTGPFKQSRFAQAACLNPDQSTQLHKIYMACQSMLIVLVGAEPEYRVDKEETPSSPEDLIKHVIFKEDLDSIVTEWFLIKHQAYKVSLAGSLFFAGVLIGNILFGPLSDKIGRKPVFLTCLLLEVIFGYATAFAPNYEFFAASRLFAGIVNGGMALVSFVLTQEYVGKSYWALTGTLTNMMFAVGIAVYAAMGYHLRQWRTLAMAANTPGVLFFFLCLSLPESPRWLYSHGFTDKAEEVMQEMAIRNGNRVTIKLKMCAGTAKMGESSPSLLDLVKHPILRWRTVILMYVWYVCSLVYYGLTMSANDLKGNRYLNVAMYGLVELPAYPLCMYFINKSWAGRRKTTSGFLVFAGCSCMITVFLPEHSGSWLNTTSLALLGKLTVSAAFNIVYIYTSELYPTVVRNAGLGVCSMSCRTGGILAPFVPSMKTLNQSMPYMVFGLSGISAGCLELLLPETLNKPIPETMDDLQTATYQRLEEKRVYPRDENRSPTEK
- the slc22a15 gene encoding solute carrier family 22 member 15 isoform X2 produces the protein MDIDEAFQSVGEFGKYQKRLTAPIILLQELRIWDMQLSVGYRGAKITKYTGPFKQSRFAQAACLNPDQSTQLHKIYMACQSMLIVLVGAEPEYRVDKEETPSSPEDLIKHVIFKEDLDSIVTEWFLIKHQAYKVSLAGSLFFAGVLIGNILFGPLSDKIGRKPVFLTCLLLEVIFGYATAFAPNYEFFAASRLFAGIVNGGMALVSFVLTQEYVGKSYWALTGTLTNMMFAVGIAVYAAMGYHLRQWRTLAMAANTPGVLFFFLCLSLPESPRWLYSHGFTDKAEEVMQEMAIRNGNRVTIKLKMCAGTAKMGESSPSLLDLVKHPILRWRTVILMYVWYVCSLVYYGLTMSANDLKGNRYLNVAMYGLVELPAYPLCMYFINKSWAGRRKTTSGFLVFAGCSCMITVFLPEHSGSWLNTTSLALLGKLTVSAAFNIVYIYTSELYPTVVRNAGLGVCSMSCRTGGILAPFVPSMKTLNQSMPYMVFGLSGISAGCLELLLPETLNKPIPETMDDLQTATYQRLEEKRVLWKSR
- the slc22a15 gene encoding solute carrier family 22 member 15 isoform X5, coding for MDIDEAFQSVGEFGKYQKRLTAPIILLQWFLIKHQAYKVSLAGSLFFAGVLIGNILFGPLSDKIGRKPVFLTCLLLEVIFGYATAFAPNYEFFAASRLFAGIVNGGMALVSFVLTQEYVGKSYWALTGTLTNMMFAVGIAVYAAMGYHLRQWRTLAMAANTPGVLFFFLCLSLPESPRWLYSHGFTDKAEEVMQEMAIRNGNRVTIKLKMCAGTAKMGESSPSLLDLVKHPILRWRTVILMYVWYVCSLVYYGLTMSANDLKGNRYLNVAMYGLVELPAYPLCMYFINKSWAGRRKTTSGFLVFAGCSCMITVFLPEHSGSWLNTTSLALLGKLTVSAAFNIVYIYTSELYPTVVRNAGLGVCSMSCRTGGILAPFVPSMKTLNQSMPYMVFGLSGISAGCLELLLPETLNKPIPETMDDLQTATYQRLEEKRVYPRDENRSPTEK
- the slc22a15 gene encoding solute carrier family 22 member 15 isoform X4, translating into MDIDEAFQSVGEFGKYQKRLTAPIILLQELRIWDMQLSVGYRGAKITKYTGPFKQSRFAQAACLNPDQSTQLHKIYMACQSMLIVLVGAEPEYRVDKEETPSSPEDLIKHVIFKEDLDSIVTEWFLIKHQAYKVSLAGSLFFAGVLIGNILFGPLSDKIGRKPVFLTCTLTNMMFAVGIAVYAAMGYHLRQWRTLAMAANTPGVLFFFLCLSLPESPRWLYSHGFTDKAEEVMQEMAIRNGNRVTIKLKMCAGTAKMGESSPSLLDLVKHPILRWRTVILMYVWYVCSLVYYGLTMSANDLKGNRYLNVAMYGLVELPAYPLCMYFINKSWAGRRKTTSGFLVFAGCSCMITVFLPEHSGSWLNTTSLALLGKLTVSAAFNIVYIYTSELYPTVVRNAGLGVCSMSCRTGGILAPFVPSMKTLNQSMPYMVFGLSGISAGCLELLLPETLNKPIPETMDDLQTATYQRLEEKRVYPRDENRSPTEK